The genomic region tTGCTTTCAATAAGCTTAATAGGAGTATCCTACATAGTTCAcgaaatattttctaaatgtgcccttttttaatgttcttgtctcagaaatattttatgtatgtCATCACAGTCATCTCTTTCTTAGAACATATAAATCTTTACTATGCTAACTTTATTATTAGCATGATCTATCAATGGATTCCTGTTGAAATTTAATACATTGCATGAAGTTCCAAATCCTAAAGCTAGCCACTTCTTACTTCACATGCTGAATGCAAAGCTGTTTTGCTTACATGACTGACTTTTCATAATTCACTTGAGGAAACAGAGCAACCAAGCCAAATTCTTGACTAACAAAACCTGTGCAATTTCAGGAACTGAAAGGGGTTGCATACATCTAAACTCAGCATAGATTATGCCATTGACTCACATGTTTCTCTTGTCAAGCTTGCCTCATAAAAGTTATCAGGATACCCCAAGAAGGGCGTTTTAATTTAGCTTTACCTGCTTCATGTCCAGTGGTTTTGTCCTACTGAAACGCAAACTTTCTAGATTGTCCTTCTTATCTGTTTTGAATTTGTATTCTTATATGTGTtcctatttttctgtttaatggaTTTCATAAATGGTAACAGAAGACATGAGATATTTGGGACTGGACTCTCCATCAAAATAGTGAATTTTGGCTCCTCAGTATCCTCAACGCtaacttgctttcattttatatGACATGATATATTCAGTTTCAAACCATAtcaatttcaatgaaaaaaaaaaacaaaaagaggagcTGTGTGTTAAATGTTTAGCTAGGTTTAATTTCCTTCCTGTGTCTGCTGAATTTTTACaacataatgaaaaaatatgaaacacaagtaaagaaaaagagacagCCCAATCTCACCATCACTCCATGAACCAGAGAGATTTTGTTATGTGACAATATGATCATCATCACATGCGAGAGCTTTTATCCACAAGTATGAAATATCTCTGTTATCCTACCACCTTGACAAATTCCATTTATATTACATTTTCCTCAGGAATCAAAAAGAAtagtgtattaaaaaaaccccccaaacctaaGAATTTAAGGACCAGCTGCTTCTGTTTAAGCCCAACTGTTTCAGTATTGATGCAGCATAGCTAGGGCATGATGTCATCTGAAGGACCAGCAGAATATACCCTGGTTGATCTTAAAAATATGTAGGGGTCTAGCCTCTCCTCTCTGAGTGTGCATAATTCCCATCAGTGGGGAAGGGAGTTGCTCACATGCAGAAAAGAAGATAAAGTAGACTAAATGACCATAGTGGATAGAGAGGTGTATAAGTTCTACTAAAGAGAGAGATAactattttcttaatatttacttGTTCTTGCTACAACATCACAGCtagttttaaaaattgaaaagaagaaagaatagtCTTCTAATGCTTCCTGTTTGCTTTTATATGACCCTATGGGGATGGAAATCATTCTTTTATTCCAGTCCTTCCTTTCTTGCTCTTCATCCATTCATCCAacaccttcccctccttcctAGTTCTATGGTTTGATATGCATGCATGGAGATATTGGTATTGTTTATAATTTACTATATATTTAATAGAAGCTGTTCTTGGTTTAAAAGttgcagggagaagaaaataaatgtaataaaagcTGCAGCTTATAAACAGAAGTGCAATACACGTGTTCACAGGCACACAGAAAGAATAATGACATTTATGGTCTAGCCAGTCACTTAAGAGGATGGCACAATATATACTATTCTGAATGCCAAGAAACAATGAAATTCTTAAAGTGATAAAACTCTCTCAATGTCATGGGAACACGATTGTCACTTGTCATTACTGTGTATCTCTCTATTTCTTCATATATCCTAAACTGCCTATTCTTACATAATTCAACACATTTAATAATGTAGAAAATCAATTAATATTTACTgacctgtctctgcttctccgtGATGGGAACGCAGCATTACAGCCAGCCACTGTGCAGACATGCATCTcttttaaatgaacatttctgtAGTGAAGCTTCACACTGTAGGAACTCTTGAAACTTTTCTTGCACACATAGCAGATCTTGGGGTCTGGGCTGGAGCACATTTCACCTTCTGGGGAGAACTTCTGAGGGCTGCTGTAGTTGAATGTAGAAGCAAAACTTTCATGAAGGGCAGCCATACTGGCACTGCCTCCATTGTACAGTCCATATTGACTCATGTAGAACATATCATATGTAGGGTCTGTATACTCTTCCTTCACCTTAATGACATCCTGGTTGGAAGAGTCATTGTGGTTTTCATCTGGTCTGTCACTGTGCATCATAGATTTTTCACCAGGTTCATGGAGGCGATCATCGCCTTCCATGGATTCCTCACACAATTTGGGCTCTGACGACTCTGACTCATTTTCATAGTCTCTCTCATGCTCCTGGTCTTCTGATGTCATGCTGTCTGCCCTTCTTATGTCTGGTCTGGAAATGCATCTGCTTCTGTCACTTTTGGAAAAGTCTTTCACAGACAGGCCTGGGCTCATTTCCTCCTGAGAATGGCAGTGATTGTCATGACCAATGTCATTCACCATCGTGCTGCTGTCATTCAcctcttcatcttcatcatcaaACTCATCGGCAGTATCGATAACTTCCTTTTCAATTTTAACTGGCATGCTTGACTTCCTTGGCTTCTTCTTGGGGGCAAGGTCAGCATTAGGCTCTGGGGTGGGCATCAGTACTGAAGGTACTGATGACtctgaaggaggagggggatgctgcTCCATGCCACTCACTGCTGGTATTATTGGACTGGTAGGGAGTGAGGTTGGAGGACTCACCATCTCTCCAGGAGTAAGTAAATTTCTGTAAAAAGGAGGAACAGGTTGGACAGTCTTTAAAGCCGGGAACACCAGCTGACTGGGAAGAGGGTTCTGTAGTACAGGATCTAGAGGGGGAGTGGTAAACCCCATTGGTGGACGCCCAGGGCTTGTTAAAGTTAGGTTGGATTTTGTACTTGCTATGACCGGAGTGGCAGCACCTGATGTAGCACGAATTAGATCTTTGTCGCGGTTGTTCCTTAGCATAGGCATGTGGAGGCGAGGATTGGGGTTAGCACTGTGGCGATTGCGGCTTCTGAGAGAGCTGAAGACCATGTTGCAGCCCTCAATAGTGCACCGGTGCTTGATTTTCAGGTGAACAGCGTTGTAGTGGATTTTAAGAGTACCTTTGTCGTAGAAAGTTTTGCCACATGCATTGCAAAACACTCTTCCTTTCCTGGAGGCCGAGCCCATTCTCCTCATTCTGTGAATGCGGAATGAGCTTTTAGTGTGTTCTGTTTTTGATAAATCATTGACAGGCGTGGGTGTCTGAACAGGAGAGACACAGGCTGGCTCAGTTTTGGGCTCAACATTTGTGATGCTGGTCAAAGCATTCCTGCTGGATGTTTGCTCATTCTTGAAAGGCGTAGGGGAAACTTCAGATTCACTGCTCTCGTTATATTCATTTTGGGTCGTAAGGCTTGGTTCACGGAGCCTCATTGCCGGCTGTTCCAGCAGGAGGCC from Aptenodytes patagonicus chromosome Z, bAptPat1.pri.cur, whole genome shotgun sequence harbors:
- the BNC2 gene encoding zinc finger protein basonuclin-2 isoform X2 produces the protein MSEEAEVDVRDRHTQRHRERKRARDLTLRDSCTDNSMQFGTRTAATDSGFMGTWQNTDTNLLFRMSQQAIRCTLVNCTCECFQPGKINLRTCDQCKHGWVAHALDKLSTQHLYHPTQVEIVQSNVVFDISSLMLYGTQAVPVRLKILLDRLFSVLKQEEVLHILHGLGWTLRDYVRGYILQDAAGKVLDRWAIMSREEEIITLQQFLRFGETKSIVELMAIQEKEGQAVAVPSSKTDSDIRTFIESNNRTRSPSLLAHLENSNPSSIHHFENIPNSLAFLLPFQYINPVSAPLLGLPPNGLLLEQPAMRLREPSLTTQNEYNESSESEVSPTPFKNEQTSSRNALTSITNVEPKTEPACVSPVQTPTPVNDLSKTEHTKSSFRIHRMRRMGSASRKGRVFCNACGKTFYDKGTLKIHYNAVHLKIKHRCTIEGCNMVFSSLRSRNRHSANPNPRLHMPMLRNNRDKDLIRATSGAATPVIASTKSNLTLTSPGRPPMGFTTPPLDPVLQNPLPSQLVFPALKTVQPVPPFYRNLLTPGEMVSPPTSLPTSPIIPAVSGMEQHPPPPSESSVPSVLMPTPEPNADLAPKKKPRKSSMPVKIEKEVIDTADEFDDEDEEVNDSSTMVNDIGHDNHCHSQEEMSPGLSVKDFSKSDRSRCISRPDIRRADSMTSEDQEHERDYENESESSEPKLCEESMEGDDRLHEPGEKSMMHSDRPDENHNDSSNQDVIKVKEEYTDPTYDMFYMSQYGLYNGGSASMAALHESFASTFNYSSPQKFSPEGEMCSSPDPKICYVCKKSFKSSYSVKLHYRNVHLKEMHVCTVAGCNAAFPSRRSRDRHSANINLHRKLLTKELDDMGLDTSQPSLSKDLRDEFLVKIYGAQHQMGLDIREDTSSPAGTEDSHMNGYGRGMSEDYMVLDLSTTSSIQSSSSIHSSRESDAGSDEGILLDDVDGASDSGESAHKADAPALAVGMGTDVPGSLMFNSVSVSNGGIMCNICHKMYSNKGTLRVHYKTVHLREMHKCKVPGCNMMFSSVRSRNRHSQNPNLHKNIPFTSVD
- the BNC2 gene encoding zinc finger protein basonuclin-2 isoform X3 translates to MSFFPSLSEEAEVDVRDRHTQRHRERKRARDLTLRDSCTDNSMQFGTRTAATDSGFMGTWQNTDTNLLFRMSQQAIRCTLVNCTCECFQPGKINLRTCDQCKHGWVAHALDKLSTQHLYHPTQVEIVQSNVVFDISSLMLYGTQAVPVRLKILLDRLFSVLKQEEVLHILHGLGWTLRDYVRGYILQDAAGKVLDRWAIMSREEEIITLQQFLRFGETKSIVELMAIQEKEGQAVAVPSSKTDSDIRTFIESNNRTRSPSLLAHLENSNPSSIHHFENIPNSLAFLLPFQYINPVSAPLLGLPPNGLLLEQPAMRLREPSLTTQNEYNESSESEVSPTPFKNEQTSSRNALTSITNVEPKTEPACVSPVQTPTPVNDLSKTEHTKSSFRIHRMRRMGSASRKGRVFCNACGKTFYDKGTLKIHYNAVHLKIKHRCTIEGCNMVFSSLRSRNRHSANPNPRLHMPMLRNNRDKDLIRATSGAATPVIASTKSNLTLTSPGRPPMGFTTPPLDPVLQNPLPSQLVFPALKTVQPVPPFYRNLLTPGEMVSPPTSLPTSPIIPAVSGMEQHPPPPSESSVPSVLMPTPEPNADLAPKKKPRKSSMPVKIEKEVIDTADEFDDEDEEVNDSSTMVNDIGHDNHCHSQEEMSPGLSVKDFSKSDRSRCISRPDIRRADSMTSEDQEHERDYENESESSEPKLCEESMEGDDRLHEPGEKSMMHSDRPDENHNDSSNQDVIKVKEEYTDPTYDMFYMSQYGLYNGGSASMAALHESFASTFNYSSPQKFSPEGEMCSSPDPKICYVCKKSFKSSYSVKLHYRNVHLKEMHVCTVAGCNAAFPSRRSRDRHSANINLHRKLLTKELDDMGLDTSQPSLSKDLRDEFLVKIYGAQHQMGLDIREDTSSPAGTEDSHMNGYGRGMSEDYMVLDLSTTSSIQSSSSIHSSRESDAGSDEGILLDDVDGASDSGESAHKADAPALAVGMGTDVPGSLMFNSVSVSNGGIMCNICHKMYSNKGTLRVHYKTVHLREMHKCKVPGCNMMFSSVRSRNRHSQNPNLHKNIPFTSVD
- the BNC2 gene encoding zinc finger protein basonuclin-2 isoform X1 codes for the protein MIGVSVLKSEEAEVDVRDRHTQRHRERKRARDLTLRDSCTDNSMQFGTRTAATDSGFMGTWQNTDTNLLFRMSQQAIRCTLVNCTCECFQPGKINLRTCDQCKHGWVAHALDKLSTQHLYHPTQVEIVQSNVVFDISSLMLYGTQAVPVRLKILLDRLFSVLKQEEVLHILHGLGWTLRDYVRGYILQDAAGKVLDRWAIMSREEEIITLQQFLRFGETKSIVELMAIQEKEGQAVAVPSSKTDSDIRTFIESNNRTRSPSLLAHLENSNPSSIHHFENIPNSLAFLLPFQYINPVSAPLLGLPPNGLLLEQPAMRLREPSLTTQNEYNESSESEVSPTPFKNEQTSSRNALTSITNVEPKTEPACVSPVQTPTPVNDLSKTEHTKSSFRIHRMRRMGSASRKGRVFCNACGKTFYDKGTLKIHYNAVHLKIKHRCTIEGCNMVFSSLRSRNRHSANPNPRLHMPMLRNNRDKDLIRATSGAATPVIASTKSNLTLTSPGRPPMGFTTPPLDPVLQNPLPSQLVFPALKTVQPVPPFYRNLLTPGEMVSPPTSLPTSPIIPAVSGMEQHPPPPSESSVPSVLMPTPEPNADLAPKKKPRKSSMPVKIEKEVIDTADEFDDEDEEVNDSSTMVNDIGHDNHCHSQEEMSPGLSVKDFSKSDRSRCISRPDIRRADSMTSEDQEHERDYENESESSEPKLCEESMEGDDRLHEPGEKSMMHSDRPDENHNDSSNQDVIKVKEEYTDPTYDMFYMSQYGLYNGGSASMAALHESFASTFNYSSPQKFSPEGEMCSSPDPKICYVCKKSFKSSYSVKLHYRNVHLKEMHVCTVAGCNAAFPSRRSRDRHSANINLHRKLLTKELDDMGLDTSQPSLSKDLRDEFLVKIYGAQHQMGLDIREDTSSPAGTEDSHMNGYGRGMSEDYMVLDLSTTSSIQSSSSIHSSRESDAGSDEGILLDDVDGASDSGESAHKADAPALAVGMGTDVPGSLMFNSVSVSNGGIMCNICHKMYSNKGTLRVHYKTVHLREMHKCKVPGCNMMFSSVRSRNRHSQNPNLHKNIPFTSVD